In Candidatus Saccharimonadales bacterium, the genomic window TCTACCTGCACTCGCGCCTACTGGAGCGTGCAGCCAAATTGTCCGACGAACTTGGCGCTGGCTCCCTGACGGCACTGCCAATCATCGAAACCCAGGCTGGTGATATCTCGGCCTACATCCCAACCAACGTCATCTCAATTACCGATGGTCAGATTTTCCTGGAAACCAACTTGTTCTACCAAGGTGTCCGCCCGGCTATCTCAGTCGGACTGTCAGTTTCGCGTGTCGGTGGCGCAGCACAGACGAAAGCCATCAAGGCTGTCGGCGGTGGCCTCAAGCTGAGTTTGGCACAGTTCCGAGAACTAGCCGCTTTCAGTCAGTTCTCGACTGACCTCGATCCCGAAACGCGCCAGACTATCGAGCGCGGCCAACGCCTGACTGAGCTCCTCAAGCAGCCACAGTTCAGCCCATATTCTATCTGGGAAATGTACAGTTCACTGCTGGCTGCAACTGAAGGCTGCTTCGATAAAGTCCCACTCGAAAAGCTCAAAACTGCTGAAGAATCATTGCACCGCGAACTAAAGAGCAAGCATGCCAAAGTCATTGATGTAGTAAACAGCGGCGACAAAGTGTCAGACGAGAATCAAGCTATCATCGTCAAGGTCGCAAAGTCGGTCGCTGATGCTTACAGCGAAAAGCCAGCCTCTAATACCGGTAAGGCATAGGTGTAGCTCGTGGCAAGTATTATTGCACTCAAGCGGCGGATTACGTCTATCAAGAACACGCGGCAGATCACCAAGGCGATGCAGCTCGTCTCAGCCAGCAAGATGCGTCGTGCGCAGGATTATGCTTTCAAGTCACGCGCTTACCGCGATCTAGCGTACAGCTTGTTGCAGCGGCTCAATGCGACCCGTGAAGTCGAATCACAGCCGCTTTTCAAGGTGCGACCGGTTACATCACGTTTATATGTCGTCATTACGAGCAATAGCGGTCTGGCTGGAGCCTACAATGCGAATGTGCTCAAAATGCTGACCAAGGGTCTGCAGTCTGATCGGGCATCAGATATTAACAGCAAAGTCATCGTTATCGGTAATAAAGGCGCGCAGTTTGTCCGTCGCATTCAAGACGTCGAGCTGCAAGCGGTCTATTCGTCATTTGGCGATCATCCATCGGCCAATGATGTCCGTCCGATTTTAAATTCCATCATGAAGCAATATGCCGACGAATCAGTCGACGAAGTCCGCTTGATGTACACGTTGTTCAAGTCAAATATTCTGCAGGAAGCACAATCAGTGCAATTGCTGCCAGCCCGTCTGGATGACGCTGATCCAACCGACGATGTAAAGCTGCTCAGTAATTTTGAACCAGATTTGGAAACGGTTATAGAACAGGTTGCGACCCGCCTGGTAGAAGCGCAAATCTGGCAAGCGCTGTTGGAAAGTCTCGCCAGCGAGCACTCGATGCGTATGATCAGCATGAAGAATGCTACTGACAATGCCAACGATCTGATCGGTGATTATACGCTTGAATATAACACTGCTCGTCAGGCCGGCATTACTCAGGAGTTAGCTGAGATTACCGGTGGTGCGGAGGCTATGAATGGCTAAAATAATACATCCATGCTTGAAGCATAATGATAGGCATATGAAGAAACGATTGATGATTAACCGGACAGGAGAAATATAATGGCAACAGCAACCAAGGATAAACCAACACAGACTACCAAGTCTGGCCGCATCACTGCCATCGTCGGCGTGGTGATCGATATTGAATTCAGTACTGGCAACTTGCCGGCTATATATAATGCCCTCAAAGTTCAGAATGGCGACGAGGAATTAACGCTTGAAGTTGCTCAGCACCTTAGCGAATCAAGTGTCCGGGCAATTTCACTCGGTGGTACTGACGGCCTGGCTCGCGGCACCGAGGTTACCGATACTGGCGCGCCGATTCGCGTGCCTGTCGGCGAAGAAACGCTCGGCCGCATGTTCAATGTCACCGGCGAGCCAATTGACGGCCAAGGCGGTGATTTCAAGAACAAAGCCAGCATTCACCGTGCGCCACCACCGCTGATGGACCAGTCCGGGCGCGTCGAGATACTCGAAACAGGCATTAAGGTGATCGACCTCATCGCGCCGATTACCAAAGGCGGTAAGGTCGGACTATTTGGTGGAGCCGGTGTCGGTAAGACCGTTCTGATCCAGGAACTTATCAACAACATCGCCAAATTCCATTCCGGCTACTCTGTATTTGCCGGTGTCGGTGAACGTACTCGTGAAGGTAATGACCTGTACAACGAAATGCAGGAATCCGGCGTGATCAAGAACACTTCCCTGGTCTTTGGACAGATGAATGAGCCGCCTGGAGCTCGCCTGCGCGTCGCACTATCGGGTCTGACGATCGCCGAAGGCTTCCGTGACAACGGTAATGACGTGCTACTGTTCGTGGACAACATTTTCCGCTTCACGCAGGCCGGCGCCGAGGTGTCTGCGCTGCTCGGACGCCTCCCTTCCGCAGTCGGTTATCAGCCAAACCTGGCCCAGGAAATGGGACAGCTGCAGGAGCGTATCACCTCAACCAAAGAGGGCTCGATCACCTCGGTGCAAGCCGTCTATGTTCCAGCTGACGACCCGACCGATCCAGCGCCAGCAACTGTCTTTGCGCACCTTGACTCGACGATTGTGCTCGACCGCGGCCTAACGGAAATAGGTATCTATCCGGCCGTTGATCCGCTCGGCTCAAGCTCTACCCTGCTTGACCCGGAAATCGTCGGCGAAGAGCATTACCGTGTTGCCCGTGAAGTTCAGCGGGTACTGCAGCGTTACAAAGATCTGCAGGATATTATCGCTATTCTTGGTATGGAAGAATTGAGCGACGAAGATAAAAAGACGGTCGCCCGTGCCCGCCGTATCCAGCGCTTCCTAAGCCAGCCATTCTTCGTCGCCGAGCAGTTTACGAACAATCCTGGCCAGTACGTCAAACTTGCTGACACGATACAGGGCTTCAAAGAAATCCTCGACGGTAAGCACGATGACAAGCCAGAAAGCGCCTTTTATCTCAAGGGTGCAATTAGTGATGTTAAGGCAACAGAGAATAAATCATAATGCCATACTTACCCAGACCTGAATTGCCGTCTGAAACTCCTGTTATGCATAGTGACGATGTAAAAATTCAAATGTTGCATATGCTTGGTCTTGGCAACGAGGATTCGTATCCTATGCCTTCTGGCGAACTGCAAACCGATGACGAAATGCAGGTGCCAGCAAACGTTCAGACGTATTTTGATGCAAATGGCAGATTGGTCGGGCCTAAAAATGACGACGAATATATAATACGAGGAGCAGATAATGTTCCGTTTTAAACTTGTATCACTCAGCGGTATTCAATTTGA contains:
- the atpG gene encoding ATP synthase F1 subunit gamma; this translates as MASIIALKRRITSIKNTRQITKAMQLVSASKMRRAQDYAFKSRAYRDLAYSLLQRLNATREVESQPLFKVRPVTSRLYVVITSNSGLAGAYNANVLKMLTKGLQSDRASDINSKVIVIGNKGAQFVRRIQDVELQAVYSSFGDHPSANDVRPILNSIMKQYADESVDEVRLMYTLFKSNILQEAQSVQLLPARLDDADPTDDVKLLSNFEPDLETVIEQVATRLVEAQIWQALLESLASEHSMRMISMKNATDNANDLIGDYTLEYNTARQAGITQELAEITGGAEAMNG
- the atpD gene encoding F0F1 ATP synthase subunit beta, which encodes MATATKDKPTQTTKSGRITAIVGVVIDIEFSTGNLPAIYNALKVQNGDEELTLEVAQHLSESSVRAISLGGTDGLARGTEVTDTGAPIRVPVGEETLGRMFNVTGEPIDGQGGDFKNKASIHRAPPPLMDQSGRVEILETGIKVIDLIAPITKGGKVGLFGGAGVGKTVLIQELINNIAKFHSGYSVFAGVGERTREGNDLYNEMQESGVIKNTSLVFGQMNEPPGARLRVALSGLTIAEGFRDNGNDVLLFVDNIFRFTQAGAEVSALLGRLPSAVGYQPNLAQEMGQLQERITSTKEGSITSVQAVYVPADDPTDPAPATVFAHLDSTIVLDRGLTEIGIYPAVDPLGSSSTLLDPEIVGEEHYRVAREVQRVLQRYKDLQDIIAILGMEELSDEDKKTVARARRIQRFLSQPFFVAEQFTNNPGQYVKLADTIQGFKEILDGKHDDKPESAFYLKGAISDVKATENKS